The DNA sequence AAAGCAGGTTAAATTAATCTACTGCGTTAAAAGTGAGGAGACTGGTTCCCCTAGAAGGGCAGAAGTGGCTAAAAGGGACAAAGCAGACTTTATCTCTATTTTGGTATGGGCACCTCTTATCTCATTCAATCCATAATTGACAAGCTTGGTTTCAATATCATAAAATACCTGTTACTGTGATACTTCCTGTTGAAAAAATCTGTAATGTAGCTCTTAGAGATTTTATCCGGTAACACACAGCAGGATGAAGTTCAGGTTCGTAACTATGcaaaaaaagccaaaattaatataaatacttATAGCCTGACAAGTAATTTCAGATTTGCTAAGTTATCTTGATTCTTCAAAGACCTACCTGGCATGAGGTCTATTGTTCTTTGTGAATTCTGGCAAACGTATTTCAAATGGCATGTTACATACTGCCAAAACGTTAACAACCTTAAAATCTGTAAATATTACCTTTAGGAGAGAAGTAAAACGAatgaattattttgaaacaaacaaaaaaatctgctcATCATGGCAATCTTAATCATTGAATTGTAATCCTTAAATATAAGAACAAACAAGATAAACAGAAACATTTAAAGCATGGATTTAGTGTTTTAAGTTATCGGGGACTCCTTAATGCTATAATTAAAGGGGGGGAAAAGGGCTcaaaaacttcattaaaaaaataaacaaagcctgAGATAACTGCATGATCAAAGCGCTACATCTGGGGTCTTCTGAATcttatttcagtttaatttttcaaTACTTCAAACCCATTTAATATTTAATCTACTGGGATAAGAGGGAGAACAGTGAGGAAAAACTTAAAGCAGAGTCTGAAGTGTCAGAATGGAAAGCCATCACTTAAAACTCAGAAAGCAGTGGATACTGAGCTCCAAACGCCAGACTTTTTCTTATATGCAGTCAGGTAAAATGGCATTTCTGCGAGTTTAGTTAGATGTGTGTCTCTTTTGGGGGACAAAATGAGGAATAGTGTGATAGAATTGTGTTTTTAACTCACTGGGATTTCTCTCAACATTTCTAATATTATGCTAAGAAAAGAGGCTCCAAGGCTGCAAATAATGTCCTCTCAATATGAATAACTTCAGCCACTCCTACCAAGATTTTAATGGTTTTACCCTGTCATCTTTTCAACTGTCCCTAGTAAAACCACAAATCTGGATGAACTATCCTCCGACTCAGTACTGGCACAAGGCAGTGGGAGAAAGTCACAACACGTGCACAGTGGCCCCGCTGTCAATCATGGCTCTCTATCCTGCACCCCCACCCAGCACCAACACCCCCACGCCCCCCCCCAGCACCTCAGTGCCTTCCTAGCACCTTTCACCTCAGAGGAGACTGAAGTCACCCCCAAAATCCCAAACTGCCTGGGCTGCCTGTTCAGGAACCGAAGCTCATCTTTTTCTTGCATTTACTCATCATTTCCAAGTGACCTGGCAGGTCCAggatatgtattaattttattcaagTGCATGCCTCTACAAAATTATAGTTGATAAGGCTGGCCTGCTAGTAACAGTCATTTTACAAGGGTGAGAGCCTGCTAACCAGCGTGTCCGCGTCAACGGGGTCCTGCAGCTCCCGCTCACCATCCGGATACAGCATTCTTGTGATGatcaaaaacagaattttttttttttttttgtgagaagTGAAAAATGTAAAGAGTTGAAAAGGCAGTTAATCTGTAAGGAaacaagtctctctctctctctctctctatgggGAAAGGATTTGGGAAAAAGCCAGGATTCCTTACAAATACCCACACGGGCAAGGTCTGCCACTAAATTTTTGTGTTGAAGGACGGTATTATACAATGTAGAAAAAGGTCAATCGTAAGAGGACTTTCTGTGGAGATTTCTTTAgtccgttaaaaaaaaaatgttaactttacaaaaataaatcctTGAGTATCTGCAGCTTGGATAGCTTTTGAAAACATTACCTGAAATCCTAGTTTCTGGAGACTGCGGGCTAAACGTCTGGCACCAAATTTAGCTTCTTCTTCACTGtggtttgaaagaaagaaaaagatgatcaGTTACAcaggaaataaattttatactGAGGAACACAACAAACTGTACGcgtgattttgtttttaagtctagAAAAATGTCCTTCCCATGaggggaaaattaaaaaatgaaaattgaaaaccCAAGTAACATTTACCTCGTTGCTCCAGTGCAAATAATTTTTCCTGAGGACCAAATCGTAGCTGTAATTCTAGGCTTTCTAAGCTTCATTAATACTTTCTGCAAAAAAAGACAACCAAAACCCCAACAACCTGATTACACAGTGTTGATTTTCACACACGGTTCTACTCTATGTGGCCATTTCATGTTTAAATACTACACCAAGCTTACCCAAGACTGAAATAACTGTTCTCCAAATCACCCATTCTGAAATCAAGAACCACGCTGAACACAAAGAACGTATTAATCCAAAAGGAcatttaatcaattaaaaattcaAGGCCTGTATAAATCTCtcattgtatacttgaaatcaATGTACCACAAGGATGTACACACTCCAACTCTCGTTCCACTCTGTTCACATAACTGGAATTTGCAATTTGCATGCATCCTCAGACATGCCAAACTTGTTCACGCCTCAGGAGCTTTGCCTAGCTTACTTTCATCTGGAATATTCTTCCTTCAATGTTCTCCCTTCATTCAGGTCTCTCACCAGATGTCACCTCtacagagaggccttccctgatcattCCACCAAAGTACCCATCCCTTCACCCCTCCCTGATTTCTAACCctgcttttctctgcttcttggtgCCCGCCACTACTTTATACTGTGTCTTACAGCTGAGATGCCCATTACATATTCAAGGTCGATGTGCAAATCCGGAATGCGGGAGGAATGCTGGAGCTGGAGATGTAATTTTAGATTCCTTAGAAATGAAAGGCACTTAAAGCTATGGGTTTAGAAGAAATTACCTACAGTGTGAGCATAAATAGGTCAAGGACTAAAGTCCAAgataaaatgtgaatttaaattTTCACCTCAGCTTTTCATTTATGGCAATATTTATTATATGGCcattatgtataaaagagatgTTTACTGAATATgtagcaaataaatgaatgagacatTTCTTCTTAAAACTCTTGTTACATTTTTAGTTCCTTCTTTTCTCAGTCATATGCCATATTATCAAACTAGAAAGCTATTAAATCTGGGGAGACAAAATTTACCACAGATGCAAAATAAAATCTGAGCTAACATACATTATAAAATTTCATATGTAAGTGTGTGGCCGAGAAACATTGAGTTTATTCTACGTTTAACTGTCTTGCACTACCAGCTCGTCCATCAACTCAGTTTTCAGTTAACCTTCCTAGAAAAAATGACTTCTCTACCATATGGCATGCTAAGGTTCCAACGCAGCATTaagccttttcctctctttttagcAGATACATTTGCTCCTTTTTTAAAGTGAAGATGGCATTATGGATGAACCTGAAAACCTTTCATTGTGATTCactgaaatttttaattgaatttaattcATCTTTACTTAGTTTCTAGCATGAAGAACCAATGAAAATTTATCAAGGTATACTGGCATCTGATTTTTAGAGCTTAAACAGAGCCTTCATATACATTCTtaacttttataataaatgtataaggTAGTGTCATCATTGTTTACTTAGTATCTTCACAGCACTATAAAATTAGGCTAATGTAGCACACACGACAAAATTCAGATACTCACTCCAACGTCACGCTTATAAATTACATTTGCTCCCTCCAAAGCAATCTTCCTTAAGTTCAAATGGCATCTTGTTCTAAAAACACAGACTACATTTGTAATTAGAATGTCCAGTGCAACATCACTGTCTGCATCCATTGGGGTAGTTTAAAAACTTAGCTTCCCACCACGAAGATCACAtcctgagaaataaaacaaaataaaataattaaactcaAATGTTTTGTTAATATATTGTTCACAAGTAATCTTGAAAACTAAAATGCAAGAAGTCGATCTCATTACTTATTGTTCAAATGGTACTCAAATCAAATCATATCCTTTCTTCTCCCCACGAagaatgtcactttttaaaagataacatgtCATATAAAATCCTTCCAAATCTGGACCTAACTTTCATTCCTTAAAATTAATCAGTAACTTTTACACGCCAGGAGCTTGCCAGACGTATCTGTAGCAACTCGCCTTTACAACCACCATGCTCCAGGCGTATCGCAGTTATGGCCATTCTCCAAACACACCATGTTCAAGGGCTGGACTTTGTGGTCCCAATGTCCAACCATTAATGGTACTATAACCCACCTCATACAACCTGCAAGGGCTATAAAAAGAACGACCTACTTTTCCGCTTTTTTGGGTAGAGCCATTGACTTAAGTTTAAAGAGGCAGCAATAttaattataacatttattaaCAGACTTTTCTCACTtactagtcattcattcattattcactTACTGAACACCTCCATACACTGAGGATActggaggaaaaaaggaataaggCAAGGTCTTTTGTCCTGAAGGAGCTCACAAACCTGTGTGTGTACGGGGGAGCTCTAACAACAGTTACTTAGCACAAACAGCATTTTTATCAAGATCCCAAACTTccaaatatatatcttttcaaaactGTTCGAATTTCTATAACAAACAAGAACAAGTCCTTGTTTTTACTAAGCACATGATCCATGTCCAGCTAAATATTCTCTGAGTTTCCCACatcttaaaaataagtaatggTAATTCAGCTCACCTACCccacaaagagaaaatcagaaaatagtaACAATACTATTATAATTATCTTTACAATTCCTTGAAGCCACAATATGAAAATGAACTAGGATTCTTTATAAGGATTCAAGTTATTATATGACTAAGGATTCAAGTTATTATATGACTAAAAAATGAAGAAGCCAAGAgtccaaataaaagaaattcagttttgttttcctgCCTTTTAGTTTCTGAtaggacacaatgagaagtcaGACTGAAACTTTTAGCATCTCTACAGGATCATATAGCATTGAACTCTGTGTATTACTTGAACCTCAACGTCATTCTATTTTCTCACTCTTATATTCCCTTCAATCTgcttatctttttgtttctctgttctttGTGTATGTTTGAGCAACCTCAAATGATTCTTATGTACAAGAGGTGGGACAGGGGTGGCAGTGGAGTCTGAGGGATAGATATATAGGTGGACAGATTAATAAGCAGAGGACAGAAACAGTTATCAGTGGTGATCTTAAGTGCAGACTCCATGTTTGACTCACCACCGACTAGTTCTCAGGACTTAAGCCAGTTATGCATTCTGtgtcttggttttctcacctgtgacaTGGAATAGACAGTGCCTACCAGACAGTGTTATGGGAATTATATAAAGTGTATGAAAAGTACTTAGCACATATACTTGGAaaataataacacaaaaataaCAGTGATTAGGGATAAAAATAAGTTCAAATCCACAGGCAGAGCAGAGATTTCTTAGCATTACTTCCCACGATTACATCACAACCCAGATACTGAGCCACCTGctattttcctattaaaattaggaaataacTGTGAGGTAGAGGCTCCTGGCCGCTCACCCCAACATCTATTAGGGTCACTCTGTACTggtcaaagaaatgtaaaatgaatggTTTTGTGTCTTTTGAGAAGTCTGCTTAGAGGGACCAAATTAACCAGCGAAGACCCTTTTGCCTTTCTGCTCTTCTTCATTCTTGCTGCATGGAGTCTGGACATGAGAGCTGGAACTCAAGAAGCCATTTGGGATCATGAGATTATGAGATGAGTATGGAAGAATAGTAAGACAGAAGCAGCCCGAGTCCCTGATACTGTGAAACTCCTTACTAGCCCTGTACTTTCTAATTCTAGACTTCACAAATgtgagagaaaaatcaatttctaTCTTAAGCCCCCATGGTGGACTTTAGTTATATGCAGGCTGACTGACACACTCCCATGATAAGAGGCCACAAAAGCACTACGTAACAGAGAAATTGCATATGAAGAAACTATGTCAAATTTACTGTTTCTCATAGACTTTTTACAACAAACAGGCTAAAACAAATTGACTCAGATCTACTACCCTGAGTATTAAACTGTTGAACTGTCTGGGAGAGAATACAAGGATAACATGTAAGGTAAAAAATAAGTCAAGAAAGAAGGGGTAAAGCAAATCTTTGAGAATGCAAAGAAGccttaattaatttgaaattaattcaaaattgatGACTGTTTCTATATATCAGCAActtaaattctaaaaatgaagTCATGGGCATAGATCATCATAAGTTAGGaagtattcatattttatatgagTAAGCTGTCAAACAGTCTCAGAAGATATATCATTGCTTTAATAGGTTTTAAATCAAGGATAAAATAAGAGGAAGTcagtacttaagaaaaaaaaagatgcaaggcATACTACATGAAAGATTCCACCTTTTTCAagcagtatcaaaaaaaaaaaaaggcccattTGCAGTTTATCTATCTTGTAAAACAAGAGTAGTACTAATATTAACAAAAGATTAACTTCTTAAAGCTAAAGCATTTCATATCACTTTTTAATAGGATAATTCAAATGGCAATCCAGTGTGAAAGAGACAAATCTCAACTTCTACAGAGCATTCTGACAGCCTAAACATTACCCCTTTCAATTCTGAGTGAAGCTAAATCATTTATCAATGGGTAAAAAATTCTACCTGAGGGAAACTTTATTGTCAGCATTAAAGAGGAATGAATTGATTACTCTTAAAGTAGTTCAAAGGCTTAGATTATTcctaaaaaatacacacacataactttttaaacacagtttaaacacacacacacacacacacacactactataaaaAACATGGGGACAATTAATTCCCACTAGGGAAGAAATATTCCAAATTGCTTGTAACTATTATGGTACCTACAGTTAAACATATGGACCATTTATTTCACCTACTAAATTCTGAAAGTCAAAGACTACATCTTAAATGTTTGTACACACCCATGGCTCGGCAccatatctggcacatagtaaatgttctcttactatttggtgaatgaatgctAGAAAATCCAACATTTCAATCTTTAGCCTATATTAAATTTCTCATCTACCTAGAATTCCAAACTATTTCTTTTAATACTAGgcatggaaaatttttttaaaaactaaaagcaaatcTGAAACTTTACTTCCAAAGCCactcattttcatataaatgaagaAGAGCTAagagtctttttctttcctacatgCCCCTTAATATAATATCCATGAAAATGCATATGTAGTACACTTTACTGTATTTCATGATGGTTTACacataaaactttttaaacttgTACAGTTCCAAGGGAAATGTGTTTACGCAAATCCACaaaaaagaatagtattttaGAGTGGCATTTAAACTTACAAAGCTGTTAAGCCTGCTGACACTATAGCATGAAATATTTAAGATACATAAATGGCAAAAATGAACATCTATGTACCTACCAcccagcttaaaaaataaaatttacaatacAATTGATGTCTCCTCATGCACTTCTCCCAAATTACATGCTCATACCTTCCCTTTGGAGAAAATCTCTACTCTCGCTGAATTGTTTTATCATTCTCATATATTCCTCTTAAAGTCATGACGTATGTATTACGTCCTTGAACCCAGtaagtcatgtttttaaaaaaaatacattgatggatttggtttgctaatatttcagtTAGGATTGATATGTCTATGTTTGTAAGTAGAATTTGCCTATAATATTCCTTTCTTGGactgtctttatctggtttgAGTATCAAGGTGACACTAGACTTATTAGACAAGTTaggttggtttcttttttttttcttgtttttattttttatttttttaaacatctttattggagtataattgctttacaatgttgtgttagtttctgctgtttaacaaagtgaatcagctatatgcatacatatatacccatataccctccctcttgtgtctccctcccaccctccctcctatcccatccctctaggtggtcacaaagcaccgagctgatctccctgtgctatgcagctgcttcccactagctttctatttcacatttggtagtgtgtatatgtcagtgctactctctcacttcgtcccagcttacccttccccctccccatgtcctcaagtccattctctacatctgtgtctttattcctgtcctgaccctaggttcatcagaactgtttttttttagattccatatatatgtgtttacatactatttgtttttctctttctgacttaccataattcaaaaagagtcacgtaccacaatgttcactgcagcactatttacaatagccaggacatggaagcaacctaagtgtccactgacagatgaacagataaagaagatgtgccacatatatacaatggaatattattcagccataaaaagaaacgaaattgagttacttgtagtgaggtttcttctttttttaaaaaaaattctctggaagacAGTTTTAGAAGACCTTATCTGAAAATTGTGTGGACCTGTTTCTTGTTTCCTTgggggattttaaaatattaattcaatttaAGAGTTTTAAGACATTtgatgtcttctatttcttctttaatcagttttcctaaattaaattttcttgggacattttccatttcttctaaaatttaaaattttatggcatacaatttttcatggttttcttacaaattttaaaaactcaactttAGTGTACTTATCTCTTTTTCATCATAGTATCATTAATCCCTGCTTTTTTTCCTATCATCAATCTTGCTgaaaagtttttctattttttgtttcttcaaaggACAGACTATTGGCAGTTAGTTGATcctctttattaaattttttgccttatgttcattatttccttccttctacagatctatttttttcctaatttcttatATTGGAAAGTAAGTTGGATGCTTAATACTTCAGTTTTGAACTTTTTCTCTATTCTCATATGAACATTTAAGGCGATTATAACCAAGTGCTTTTGGTACACCTGAAGTTGGATATACTATGTTTTCATTATCCCTTGATTCTAACAATACTtacatttccattattatttttcttagactaattagttatttatttagaaattctttGCCTTTAGACatgtatagtttttaaatttactggTAATGAGGAAGTGCTAACTTAAAAGAATGAGTTACCACTATTTATACTGGTAAGCATCAAACACTGCTGATGAAGATGTATATAAAAGAGCATTCTCTTATAATTTGGAACAATTTCTACAGGAGATAATCTGGCAGTGtgtattcaaataattaaaaatatgtgtatatgatGAATTGCAGTCAATCATTAAGAATGCATCTTGAGAAATTATTCAACTGAGCAAAGTATAAATAAGATTATACACTGCAATTCTGTTAATAACagaaacctaagtgcccatctagaagggattggttaaataaagtATAGCAGTCTCATATAACAGACTACTGAACAGACTTTATAAATTACAACTACATGGATGTAGATGGAGGttcataatgtaaaaaataaatatatgtttgatagagttcattTTGGTTTACATATCTCTGTATGTATTAAAAatgccaaaatgttaacaattattcTATTCAGAGAATTGGCAACAGAGTGACTTTGGTAATTTCCCCACTGCCCGAGGCCTAATGTTAAGACATGGTTTAATAAGGTGTTTTGTCCTGTTTCTCAAGTAAATGCCTAACATGTGTTTGTCAAATATTTCCTTCTAATAAAAAGCAAAGTTGAAAACTGAAGCTGTCCTACTTCAAGAAATAACATATTTCTAGCACTGTATTAAAATGCATTATTGAAGTTGAAATAGCTTCTTCCCTGCTCACTGACTTTTATGGACAAGTTAGATCCTCTTTCCAGGAGTATTCGAACTACAACCTTAAAGCATCACCTGGAAAACATCGCCACCTCCTGGTTTTTAAGACAAATTACATCTGAGGctactacat is a window from the Balaenoptera musculus isolate JJ_BM4_2016_0621 chromosome 12, mBalMus1.pri.v3, whole genome shotgun sequence genome containing:
- the TBPL1 gene encoding TATA box-binding protein-like 1, translating into MDADSDVALDILITNVVCVFRTRCHLNLRKIALEGANVIYKRDVGKVLMKLRKPRITATIWSSGKIICTGATSEEEAKFGARRLARSLQKLGFQVIFTDFKVVNVLAVCNMPFEIRLPEFTKNNRPHASYEPELHPAVCYRIKSLRATLQIFSTGSITVTGPNVKAVATAVEQVYPFVFESRKEIL